In one Thermodesulfobium acidiphilum genomic region, the following are encoded:
- a CDS encoding lysophospholipid acyltransferase family protein: MKSKIINFLIFCIDKIPDRLSNTFASICGRLLYFLLPRSRELILKNLSLVFPEWSDKKKRDLAVKNLSHYVLNLIELVKARNKDITEIMKNVEVIGLENFSEVLKERKSFVVASAHIGNWELLATMSIGLKIPIAIVVKEQVRDIIDRLFSFLRLTKGIILVEKENSLREGLKILKTGKLFALLSDQDAGKNGIFIDFFGIKASTYPGAAYFAYRGNVSMFTAFTFRKENNEHCLIIEPEIKIDRSLPRDEWILQAMTEVVRRTERMIKLHPEQWLWCQKRFKTLPNKEVNKELYG, from the coding sequence TTGAAATCTAAGATTATTAATTTTTTAATTTTTTGTATAGATAAAATTCCAGACAGATTAAGTAATACATTTGCTTCAATCTGTGGCAGATTATTGTATTTTTTATTGCCAAGGTCAAGAGAACTGATCTTAAAAAATTTGTCTTTAGTGTTTCCTGAGTGGTCGGATAAAAAGAAAAGAGATTTAGCTGTAAAAAATTTGTCTCACTACGTGCTAAATTTAATAGAATTAGTAAAAGCAAGAAATAAGGATATTACGGAAATAATGAAAAATGTAGAAGTAATAGGTCTGGAAAACTTTTCTGAAGTGCTTAAAGAAAGAAAATCTTTTGTAGTTGCGTCAGCTCACATTGGTAACTGGGAACTTTTAGCTACAATGTCAATAGGACTTAAAATTCCTATAGCAATAGTAGTTAAAGAACAGGTAAGAGATATTATTGATAGATTGTTTTCCTTTCTGAGGCTGACAAAGGGGATAATTCTGGTTGAAAAGGAAAACTCTTTAAGAGAAGGTCTAAAAATACTTAAAACAGGCAAATTGTTTGCACTATTATCCGATCAGGATGCAGGAAAAAATGGTATTTTTATAGATTTTTTTGGGATCAAAGCTTCAACATATCCAGGAGCAGCATACTTTGCATATAGGGGGAATGTGAGCATGTTTACAGCTTTTACTTTCAGAAAAGAAAACAACGAACACTGTTTAATAATTGAACCTGAGATAAAAATCGATAGATCTTTACCAAGAGACGAATGGATTTTGCAAGCGATGACAGAGGTGGTTAGAAGAACGGAACGTATGATAAAGCTTCATCCTGAACAATGGCTTTGGTGTCAGAAAAGATTTAAAACCTTGCCTAATAAGGAGGTAAATAAAGAACTTTATGGCTAA
- a CDS encoding CoA-binding protein — MVEENNIDMFEKFKKWAVVGASPKKEKYGYKVFKTLVGRGFTVYPVHVAAKEIDGFKVYPNISSLPEIPEAIVLIIPPDKTLPVLEDMVKLNIRNVWFQPGSESDEAIEFCKKNDINFVAKACIMMDVSPENFRFEI; from the coding sequence GTGGTCGAAGAAAATAATATTGATATGTTTGAAAAATTTAAGAAATGGGCAGTGGTAGGAGCAAGTCCTAAAAAAGAAAAATATGGTTATAAAGTTTTCAAAACTCTTGTGGGAAGAGGTTTTACAGTATATCCAGTACATGTAGCAGCTAAAGAAATCGATGGATTTAAGGTATATCCCAATATATCTTCTTTACCAGAAATACCAGAAGCAATTGTATTAATAATCCCCCCAGATAAAACACTTCCTGTTTTAGAGGATATGGTTAAGTTAAACATCCGAAATGTTTGGTTTCAACCAGGTTCAGAATCTGATGAGGCAATAGAATTTTGTAAAAAAAATGATATAAATTTTGTTGCAAAAGCTTGCATTATGATGGATGTTTCGCCAGAGAACTTCAGGTTTGAAATCTAA
- a CDS encoding DEAD/DEAH box helicase family protein: MSKLHLQNIVDDISFENLPVKWQGFDFVRFSKDKALFDFQQNALKNALKALHLFFKDRNADKKELFDHYKLNGLEEDFDYDLKKKQDSKTAKYLLEYPEDYPIIKNKISYAYFINRMSFWMATGSGKTLIIVKLIELLGKLIAEKELPTRDILFLTHRDDLLDQFKSHVDEFNNFNFETKINLKSLRDYESVKRENALPFGKNEITVFYYRSDLISDEHKEKIVNFKNYDNSGKWYILLDEAHKGDKEDSKRQILYSILSRNGFLFNFSATFTDPRDFATCAFNFNLSRFVEEGYGKHIYVSQSNISAFKSKDDFSLIEKQKIVLKTLLLLTYIYKYFEEIRKVDNSLYHCPLLLTLVNSVNVEEADLELFFRELERVARNEIRADLLKIAKEELVQEFRDNTKFVFEELECTINADLASKLDYEDILKYALNAKTPGSIEVLKIPGNRNELIFKLRTAEKPFALIKIGDISGWLKDKLEGYEINESFENESYFRRINRDDSDINILMGSRSFYEGWDSNRPNLLLFVNIGVGSDAKKFVLQSVGRGVRIEPQKNKRKRLQNLYNANEVDRQLFEKAKNLILPIESLFVFGTNAENLKEIIATLKAEKQDKSLGEAFILNPEAQKHLLLVPVYKNSERIFAEEKDPQKYSISREDFDITSKFYGFLGDKIALAKYDCEVKVLKKANESFAKKERYYDFNEKNSLFEPELILGRIFGYLGVKSKEFDKFKELENEIVHFRHVRFSDGEKYQRILEALDKVKNYPQKATKEKEIDEEFERTKNKEKYKKAIKQLELDFQPEIKYDRLKIKYLANHYYLPMIVSETEKIDYLNHIINVDSEVRFIEQLEEYLAKPNNIFVQFDWWMFSKLDQTLDEVLIPYYNPKENKIANFKPDFIFWMQKDKRYLILFVDPKGTNFADYQHKVDGYRKIFENKVFLYNEFNISTKLLLYTNDIAKVGENYKRYWFDNFDDFEDKIKLIL; the protein is encoded by the coding sequence ATGAGTAAGTTACATCTCCAAAACATCGTAGATGATATTTCTTTTGAAAACTTGCCGGTAAAGTGGCAAGGATTTGATTTTGTGCGGTTTTCAAAAGATAAAGCGCTCTTTGATTTTCAGCAAAATGCGTTAAAAAACGCCCTAAAAGCCTTGCATTTATTTTTTAAGGACAGGAATGCTGATAAAAAGGAGTTGTTTGATCATTACAAGCTTAATGGTTTGGAAGAAGATTTTGATTACGACTTAAAGAAAAAGCAGGATAGTAAAACTGCAAAATATCTTTTGGAATATCCTGAAGATTATCCGATAATTAAGAATAAGATATCATATGCCTACTTTATCAACAGAATGAGTTTCTGGATGGCGACAGGTTCGGGCAAAACGCTGATTATAGTGAAATTGATTGAACTTTTGGGCAAACTGATTGCCGAAAAAGAATTGCCGACGCGGGATATTCTCTTTTTAACGCACCGTGATGACCTTTTGGACCAATTTAAAAGTCATGTTGATGAGTTTAACAATTTTAACTTTGAAACGAAGATAAATCTTAAAAGTTTGCGAGATTATGAGAGTGTAAAACGCGAAAACGCTTTACCGTTTGGGAAAAACGAAATTACTGTTTTCTATTATCGTTCTGATTTGATCTCTGACGAACATAAGGAAAAAATTGTCAATTTCAAAAATTATGACAATAGCGGTAAATGGTATATTCTTCTGGACGAAGCTCATAAAGGAGACAAAGAAGATAGCAAACGGCAGATCTTATATTCTATCCTCTCAAGGAACGGATTCTTATTTAATTTTTCAGCTACATTTACCGATCCAAGGGACTTTGCGACCTGTGCGTTTAATTTTAATCTTTCAAGGTTCGTTGAAGAAGGGTATGGTAAGCATATTTATGTGTCTCAATCAAATATTAGTGCATTTAAAAGTAAAGATGATTTTTCCCTAATTGAGAAGCAAAAAATCGTTTTAAAAACTCTTTTGCTATTAACTTATATCTATAAGTATTTTGAAGAAATAAGGAAAGTTGATAACTCATTGTATCATTGCCCGCTACTTTTGACGCTGGTTAATTCTGTGAATGTGGAAGAAGCTGATCTAGAATTATTTTTCAGGGAACTGGAAAGAGTTGCGAGAAACGAAATTAGAGCCGATTTACTTAAAATAGCAAAAGAGGAACTTGTCCAAGAATTTCGCGACAACACTAAATTTGTATTTGAGGAGTTGGAGTGCACTATCAACGCTGACTTGGCTTCAAAATTGGATTACGAGGATATTTTGAAATATGCTTTGAACGCTAAAACTCCGGGTAGTATTGAAGTTTTGAAAATTCCAGGCAACAGAAATGAATTGATTTTTAAACTTAGGACAGCCGAAAAGCCGTTTGCGTTAATTAAAATCGGCGATATCTCCGGCTGGCTAAAGGACAAACTTGAAGGATATGAAATAAACGAAAGTTTTGAGAACGAAAGTTATTTCAGGCGAATAAATCGCGATGATTCCGATATAAACATTTTAATGGGCTCCCGCTCTTTTTACGAGGGCTGGGATTCTAATAGACCCAATCTACTTCTATTTGTTAACATCGGAGTTGGAAGCGATGCTAAAAAATTCGTTTTGCAATCAGTGGGCAGGGGCGTAAGAATAGAACCGCAGAAAAACAAAAGAAAAAGACTCCAAAATTTGTACAATGCAAATGAAGTAGACAGGCAATTATTTGAGAAAGCCAAAAATCTGATTTTGCCGATTGAAAGCTTGTTTGTTTTCGGGACTAACGCTGAAAACTTGAAGGAAATAATTGCAACATTGAAGGCAGAAAAACAGGACAAGAGTTTGGGCGAAGCGTTTATTTTAAATCCCGAAGCGCAAAAACATCTTCTTTTGGTGCCGGTTTACAAAAACTCTGAAAGGATTTTTGCCGAAGAAAAAGACCCGCAAAAATACTCTATCAGCCGCGAAGATTTTGATATAACCTCGAAGTTTTATGGATTTTTAGGTGATAAAATCGCTTTAGCCAAATATGACTGTGAAGTGAAGGTTTTAAAAAAGGCGAATGAAAGTTTTGCAAAAAAGGAACGATATTATGACTTTAACGAAAAGAACTCTCTCTTTGAGCCGGAGTTAATCCTTGGCCGGATTTTTGGCTATCTCGGCGTTAAAAGCAAAGAGTTTGATAAATTTAAAGAATTGGAAAATGAAATTGTGCATTTCAGACATGTTAGATTTAGCGATGGAGAAAAATATCAAAGAATCCTAGAAGCGCTTGACAAAGTAAAAAATTATCCCCAGAAAGCGACTAAAGAGAAAGAAATTGATGAAGAGTTTGAAAGAACAAAGAATAAAGAAAAGTATAAAAAAGCAATAAAACAATTAGAATTGGATTTTCAGCCAGAAATTAAGTATGACAGATTAAAGATCAAGTATTTGGCTAATCATTACTACCTTCCGATGATAGTTTCAGAAACCGAAAAAATTGATTATCTCAACCATATTATCAATGTTGATAGCGAGGTAAGATTTATTGAGCAACTGGAAGAATATCTTGCCAAACCAAACAATATATTTGTTCAATTTGACTGGTGGATGTTTTCAAAACTTGATCAAACGCTGGATGAAGTATTGATACCTTATTACAATCCGAAAGAAAATAAAATCGCGAATTTCAAGCCGGACTTTATTTTTTGGATGCAAAAAGATAAGCGATACCTGATTTTGTTTGTTGATCCGAAAGGGACAAATTTTGCTGATTACCAACACAAAGTAGATGGGTACAGAAAGATTTTTGAAAACAAAGTTTTTTTATATAACGAATTTAATATTTCTACTAAACTACTTCTTTATACTAATGATATTGCTAAAGTGGGAGAAAATTATAAAAGATATTGGTTTGATAATTTTGACGATTTTGAAGACAAAATTAAGTTAATTTTATGA
- a CDS encoding site-specific DNA-methyltransferase: protein MTKEEKFYRALQDVFIGARIEGEGGFVNLMSIKSNYYRKIEQLLKEDIEKALERYSSFKNELFDKLYSFFSRYFTESGSIYFNSTPFHNNIYEKVYTDERDVILFWKTQMLYYVKTDRIFRSLEIESDGFKFYFDVSSLEHKKANEKRSLIFELDKVKEDRTIVFDVQYSERGTKTKQDEILKTIKRKGIAITEEQLERAFRVFEKQSEVDFFINKNAKVFLQEQFKLWSYQYFWEGAKEWGADRVNQLQILKDIAFKIIDFISQFEDELVKIWNKPKFVKNSNYVITLDKITPAIIEKIIKHKNFGEQVKEWEELGIIQNAKIKSQNDNSKFKIDLFEDTLEGKQIKKEYEHLPIDTKYFKDLELEILDQFDDLDKSLDGWLIKSENYQALNTILPKFKEKVQTIYIDPPFNLDSSDQFLYRTNYKDANWATLLENRLRLAKKWLNEKGSIFVRCDYNGNWIVRCLMDEIFGKENFRNEVFVKRGYVPKGLTNQYLTGIDSIFFYAKDKNLMAFKGAKRKIKEEERQWISLDMPGQRKTYELQVRYFFGKPWLPPKGQHWGLSQQKISDYEKLGWIRINPGRKYIDTQGNEVKGMPEYLKEPELLLDTNWTDIKSYETHNTFFATENSEILLKRVIEGMEYDKQSIILDFFLGSGTTTAVAHKLGRKWIGVEMGEHFYSVILPRMKKVLAYDKSGISKEVKEYQGGGFFKYYELEQYEEALANCKYEDGDLFIRPSASPYQEYVFMKDEKMLKALEIDYENNKVKVDLSKLYPNIDIAETLSNLTGKWIKRINGDEVEFKDGTKINTKNLDYKLIKPLIWWE from the coding sequence ATGACTAAAGAAGAGAAATTTTACAGGGCTTTACAGGATGTTTTTATCGGTGCCAGGATTGAAGGCGAGGGCGGTTTTGTTAATTTGATGAGCATAAAATCAAATTACTACAGGAAAATCGAACAATTACTGAAAGAAGATATAGAAAAAGCATTAGAAAGATATTCCTCATTCAAGAATGAACTTTTTGATAAGCTCTACTCCTTTTTCAGCCGCTATTTTACAGAAAGTGGCTCAATCTATTTCAACTCAACGCCATTTCATAACAACATCTACGAAAAAGTTTACACCGACGAAAGGGATGTTATTCTATTCTGGAAAACGCAGATGCTCTACTATGTAAAGACCGACCGTATTTTCAGAAGTTTAGAGATAGAATCCGATGGTTTTAAATTTTATTTTGATGTTTCAAGTTTAGAGCATAAAAAAGCCAATGAAAAACGCTCGTTGATTTTTGAATTAGATAAAGTTAAAGAAGACAGAACAATTGTCTTTGACGTTCAATACTCCGAGAGGGGCACAAAAACAAAACAAGACGAGATATTAAAAACCATAAAGAGAAAAGGCATTGCCATTACAGAAGAACAGTTAGAACGAGCCTTCAGGGTTTTTGAAAAGCAAAGTGAAGTAGACTTCTTCATCAATAAAAATGCCAAAGTATTTTTGCAGGAGCAATTTAAGCTTTGGAGTTATCAGTATTTCTGGGAGGGGGCGAAAGAGTGGGGCGCGGACAGGGTCAATCAACTGCAAATCCTCAAAGACATTGCTTTCAAAATAATTGATTTTATCTCCCAGTTTGAAGACGAGTTAGTAAAAATCTGGAATAAGCCGAAGTTTGTTAAAAATTCAAATTATGTAATTACGCTGGACAAAATAACTCCCGCTATCATTGAAAAGATTATCAAACATAAGAATTTTGGCGAACAGGTGAAAGAGTGGGAAGAGCTGGGGATAATTCAAAATGCAAAAATCAAAAGTCAAAATGACAATTCAAAATTCAAAATTGATTTATTTGAAGATACTTTAGAAGGCAAGCAGATTAAAAAAGAATACGAGCATTTACCCATTGATACAAAGTATTTCAAGGATTTAGAACTTGAGATTTTAGACCAGTTTGATGATTTAGACAAATCTCTGGACGGCTGGCTAATAAAAAGCGAGAACTATCAGGCATTAAATACCATTCTGCCGAAATTCAAAGAAAAAGTGCAGACGATTTATATTGATCCACCGTTTAATTTGGATTCTTCCGATCAGTTTTTATATCGCACAAATTACAAAGATGCCAACTGGGCAACTTTACTTGAAAACCGATTACGCCTTGCCAAAAAATGGCTGAATGAAAAAGGAAGCATTTTTGTAAGATGCGATTACAATGGAAACTGGATTGTAAGATGCCTGATGGATGAGATTTTTGGAAAGGAGAATTTTAGGAATGAAGTTTTTGTCAAAAGAGGATATGTTCCGAAGGGATTGACAAATCAATATTTAACTGGAATTGATTCTATATTTTTCTATGCGAAGGATAAAAATTTAATGGCTTTTAAGGGAGCAAAACGAAAGATAAAGGAAGAAGAAAGGCAATGGATTTCTTTGGATATGCCAGGTCAAAGGAAGACTTATGAATTGCAAGTAAGATATTTTTTTGGGAAGCCGTGGCTACCACCAAAAGGACAACATTGGGGCTTGTCACAACAAAAGATTAGTGATTATGAGAAACTAGGATGGATAAGAATAAACCCGGGTAGAAAATATATTGATACGCAAGGCAACGAAGTTAAGGGAATGCCAGAATATCTTAAAGAACCAGAGCTACTTTTGGATACAAATTGGACTGATATAAAAAGTTATGAAACTCATAATACTTTCTTTGCTACTGAGAATTCAGAAATATTACTAAAAAGAGTAATTGAAGGAATGGAGTATGATAAACAATCAATTATTCTTGACTTTTTTCTCGGTTCTGGCACCACCACTGCAGTAGCCCACAAACTTGGCAGAAAGTGGATTGGCGTGGAGATGGGAGAGCATTTTTACAGCGTGATTTTGCCAAGGATGAAAAAGGTTTTGGCTTATGATAAATCAGGCATTTCAAAGGAAGTAAAAGAATATCAAGGTGGTGGCTTTTTCAAATACTATGAACTTGAGCAATACGAGGAAGCCCTGGCAAACTGCAAATACGAAGATGGTGACTTGTTTATAAGACCAAGTGCATCGCCTTATCAGGAATATGTTTTTATGAAAGACGAAAAAATGCTCAAAGCGTTGGAAATTGATTATGAAAATAACAAAGTCAAAGTGGATCTATCAAAACTCTATCCGAATATAGACATTGCCGAGACATTGTCTAATCTTACCGGCAAATGGATTAAGAGAATCAACGGCGATGAAGTTGAGTTTAAAGACGGAACAAAAATCAATACCAAAAATTTGGATTATAAACTCATTAAGCCATTAATTTGGTGGGAGTGA
- a CDS encoding diguanylate cyclase domain-containing protein produces the protein MQENNNIPLENKFDTLKNIIDNLDIPILLIDKNHKIILQNKSAFDLFGSKIGGHCWYELWNANFLPKVQREFFEEGKVLPTMQCYFCLSNIELNSKKYLLKELYFKDEYWQLNWISLDKNNMYLIYLINLTRSKEKEKGLKEEKNFLREVIDLVPDMVWLKDSQKRYLLANKAICNKLLHAKNTNEPVGKTDLYFAQRIRAQKPDDPNFHTFGELCMDSDSVVLATKKRGRFEEYGNVAGKYLHLDVIKVPRKNEKGEITAILGAARDVTEQKIAEKQLKETQESLKHSLAYHKILFEKNAAGMLIIDKNFTIIDANPTICKMLLYTKEELINKNINLIHKDDKSIEKCRKLIKKLFRKPNEEITIEQNFKRKDGSTIWIEATSSLIELPNNERAIIWSAIDTTNLYLLKEKLYFQALHDNLTKLPNRRYLSLELVKAIERVKRHDHMLAVCMIDLDDFKPINDTYGHNIGDIVLKTIAQRLTNRLRRVDFVARLGGDEFVILLESIKNPKHLERIFTKIDEAISSPIKIAENITAQVGASMGVYIYQKGDFTTPDDILRFIDIAMYESKKQKGNREHFWKIYSNKNF, from the coding sequence ATGCAAGAAAATAATAATATACCTTTAGAAAATAAATTTGATACTCTTAAAAATATAATTGATAACTTAGACATACCCATTTTACTTATAGATAAAAATCATAAAATTATTTTGCAAAATAAGAGCGCTTTTGATTTATTTGGTTCAAAAATAGGCGGACATTGCTGGTATGAATTATGGAATGCTAACTTCCTTCCTAAAGTTCAAAGGGAGTTTTTTGAAGAAGGGAAAGTTTTACCAACCATGCAATGCTACTTTTGCCTATCCAATATAGAACTTAATTCAAAAAAATATTTGCTTAAAGAATTATATTTTAAGGATGAATACTGGCAATTGAACTGGATATCATTAGACAAAAACAATATGTACTTGATTTATCTAATAAACTTAACTCGCTCCAAAGAAAAAGAGAAAGGGCTAAAAGAAGAAAAAAATTTTTTAAGAGAAGTCATAGATCTTGTGCCAGATATGGTATGGCTAAAAGATTCTCAAAAAAGATATCTACTCGCAAATAAAGCAATATGTAATAAACTCTTACATGCAAAAAATACAAACGAGCCTGTAGGCAAAACTGACCTGTATTTTGCCCAAAGAATAAGAGCCCAAAAACCAGATGATCCAAACTTTCATACCTTTGGAGAATTGTGTATGGACTCTGATTCAGTAGTACTTGCTACTAAAAAGCGAGGTAGATTCGAAGAATACGGAAACGTAGCAGGAAAGTATCTACACCTTGATGTTATAAAAGTTCCAAGAAAAAACGAAAAAGGAGAAATAACTGCAATACTTGGAGCAGCAAGGGATGTAACAGAACAAAAGATAGCAGAAAAACAATTAAAAGAGACTCAAGAAAGCTTAAAGCACTCACTTGCCTATCATAAAATTCTATTTGAAAAAAATGCGGCAGGTATGTTAATTATAGATAAAAACTTTACTATAATTGATGCTAATCCAACTATTTGCAAAATGCTTCTATATACCAAAGAAGAACTTATAAACAAAAACATAAACCTTATCCATAAAGATGACAAATCAATTGAAAAGTGTAGGAAACTTATCAAGAAACTCTTTAGAAAACCGAACGAAGAAATAACTATAGAACAAAATTTTAAAAGGAAAGATGGTTCAACTATTTGGATCGAGGCTACAAGTTCCTTGATCGAACTTCCAAATAATGAAAGGGCAATTATCTGGAGTGCAATAGATACTACAAACCTATATTTACTAAAAGAAAAACTTTATTTCCAGGCACTTCACGATAATCTTACAAAACTACCAAATAGACGTTATTTAAGTTTAGAGCTTGTAAAGGCAATAGAACGTGTCAAAAGGCACGATCATATGCTGGCAGTTTGCATGATAGATCTAGACGATTTTAAGCCCATAAACGATACTTATGGTCACAATATAGGCGATATAGTTTTAAAAACTATAGCTCAGCGTTTAACAAACAGACTAAGAAGGGTTGATTTTGTCGCCAGACTGGGTGGTGATGAGTTTGTAATTCTATTAGAATCTATTAAAAATCCAAAGCATTTAGAAAGGATTTTTACAAAAATTGATGAAGCTATTAGCTCGCCTATTAAAATAGCAGAAAATATTACTGCCCAGGTTGGTGCCAGTATGGGGGTATATATATATCAAAAGGGTGATTTTACTACTCCCGATGATATCTTGAGATTTATTGATATAGCAATGTATGAAAGCAAAAAACAAAAAGGAAACAGAGAACATTTCTGGAAAATTTATTCAAATAAAAACTTTTGA
- the murI gene encoding glutamate racemase — protein sequence MKIGIFDSGLGGVNILNSIIKSNLPLFDDIFYVADTINVPYGNKNIQELELIVGNIITFLESKGCELIISACNTSSSTVLNNLKQKTKIPIIGTIEPTINFIKETFHYKNLIILATKVTIESRIFENTLSEYGYNVYPIACPKLVDAIEFKNPSLEIEELLNRYLHIEIEVNEPIGILLGCTHYPLIKDQIKDVASKKFSTEIIILDPCERISTEALNLISKDSSINKSQRLFIYDTFDIELLKKKIEYYFKFDKVNVHFEKISNIKPLDELKINQPKY from the coding sequence TTGAAAATAGGTATCTTCGACTCGGGGTTGGGAGGAGTAAACATCTTAAATTCTATAATAAAAAGCAACTTACCATTGTTTGACGACATATTTTATGTCGCTGATACTATAAATGTCCCATACGGGAACAAAAATATACAAGAGCTAGAACTCATAGTAGGAAATATTATTACTTTCCTTGAAAGTAAAGGATGTGAATTAATTATAAGCGCTTGTAATACATCCTCTTCCACAGTATTAAACAATTTAAAGCAAAAAACCAAAATACCAATAATTGGTACAATAGAACCTACAATAAACTTTATAAAAGAGACCTTTCATTATAAAAATCTTATAATTCTTGCTACAAAAGTTACAATCGAAAGCAGAATCTTTGAAAATACTCTTTCTGAATATGGTTATAATGTATATCCAATCGCCTGCCCAAAACTTGTCGATGCTATAGAATTTAAAAACCCATCTCTTGAAATAGAAGAACTTTTAAACAGATATCTTCATATAGAAATAGAGGTTAATGAACCAATAGGCATACTCTTAGGTTGTACACATTACCCTCTAATTAAAGACCAGATAAAAGATGTTGCCTCTAAAAAGTTTTCAACCGAAATAATTATATTAGATCCTTGTGAAAGAATTTCTACTGAAGCGCTAAATTTGATATCAAAGGATAGTTCAATTAATAAATCCCAAAGACTATTCATTTATGATACGTTTGACATAGAATTATTAAAGAAAAAAATAGAATATTATTTTAAATTTGACAAAGTAAACGTACATTTTGAGAAAATATCAAATATAAAGCCGCTAGATGAACTTAAGATCAACCAGCCTAAATATTAA